One Peromyscus leucopus breed LL Stock chromosome 20, UCI_PerLeu_2.1, whole genome shotgun sequence genomic region harbors:
- the LOC114684741 gene encoding translation machinery-associated protein 7-like yields the protein MSDREGSKKKPLKQPKKQAKEMDEEDKAFKQKQKEEQKKLEELKAKATGKGPLATGGIKKSGKK from the coding sequence ATGTCGGACCGCGAAGGTAGCAAAAAGAAGCCTCTGAAACAGCCCAAGAAGCAGGCCAAGGAGATGGACGAGGAAGATAAGGCTTtcaagcagaaacagaaggaggagCAGAAGAAACTGGAGGAGCTAAAAGCCAAGGCCACGGGCAAGGGACCCCTGGCCACAGGTGGAATTAAGAAATCTGGCAAAAAGTAA